From Bradysia coprophila strain Holo2 unplaced genomic scaffold, BU_Bcop_v1 contig_324, whole genome shotgun sequence, the proteins below share one genomic window:
- the LOC119079568 gene encoding alpha-tocopherol transfer protein-like, whose translation MELSERVQKVAKKELREDKSARDQCLQQMRDWLSKNEDVEDVRIDDVFLLRFLRTKKFSVPMAQQLLLKYLNLKKNLPKMASELDFLSSPMKEVFENGYLFVSPIRDQYGRRVIISRTAKFDPHIWNISIGAKAHFIAFETLLEDPENQVMGFSHVWDWQGVSTAHLSIWRPIDFEIFKHGEQSWPVRHKAIHLINVPSAVKWALDIGRRLLSNKINDRLTLYSSWSEYNKKCDASYLPKELGGTIPMAEMIQWWIQEMAAKRDIVVQLDKMKLLSDRGITKKHDYNLSPLHAEIRAHMDSVAGSFRKLEVD comes from the exons ATGGAACTAAGTGAACGGGTTCAAAAGGTAGCCAAAAAGGAATTGCGAGAGGATAAGTCTGCTCGGGACCAATGCCTCCAACAGATGAGAGACTGGCTGTCGAAGAACGAGGATGTAGAGGACGTACGAATTGATGATGTCTTCCTGTTGAGATTTTTACGTACCAAAAAGTTTAGTGTTCCAATGGCTCAACAATTGctgttgaaatatttgaatttaaagaaaaatcttcCAAAAATGGCTTCCGAATTGGACTTTTTAAGTTCGCCGATGAAGGAGGTGTTCGAAAACGGTTATCTA TTTGTATCACCAATAAGGGATCAATACGGTCGGAGGGTTATCATATCACGAACTG CCAAATTCGACCCACACATCTGGAACATCTCTATTGGTGCCAAAGCTCATTTCATAGCATTCGAAACATTGCTTGAAGATCCCGAAAACCAGGTAATGGGATTTTCTCATGTTTGGGACTGGCAAGGTGTATCCACAGCCCATTTATCAATTTGGCGTccaattgattttgaaattttcaaacatggAGAACAGTCTTGGCCCGTTAGACATAAAG CAATTCATCTAATTAATGTTCCATCGGCAGTCAAATGGGCTTTGGACATAGGTCGTCGATTATTGAGCAATAAGATAAATGATCGACTCACCCTATACAGTAGTTGGAgcgaatataataaaaaatgtgaCGCGTCGTATCTACCGAAAGAATTGGGCGGTACAATTCCTATGGCTGAAATGATTCAATGGTGGATACAAGAGATGGCTGCTAAACGGGACATCGTTGTTCAATTggacaaaatgaaattgttgagCGATCGTGGCATAACAAAGAAACACGATTACAATCTGAGCCCACTACATGCTGAGATAAGAGCACATATGGATTCGGTGGCCGgaagttttcgaaaattagAGGTCGACTGA